A part of Roseitalea porphyridii genomic DNA contains:
- a CDS encoding ABC transporter permease, which translates to MRLEPKPAPSLTGTIAYPIGAIAATLVLASLLVLVAGASPFNVFALVAVGAAGSQFAVLETLTRATPLIFTGLAVAVAFRAKLWNIGAEAQLYAGAVVTVALGTGAVQMPSVLLIPLIVASAVAVGALLLLGPALLKMRFGVDEVVTTLLLNFIVLLFVSMLLEGILKDPMGLGWPQSQRIIAEAQLPRLVEGMRLHFGFFIALVASVLVWVVMTHTSLGYEMRAVGHSPQAARFAGIPINRVLAKTALLSGGLAALAGFSEVAGLNGNLTLDLSPGFGYTGIAVAMLALLNPLGVVAAAIFVAGIFVGADAMSRSADVPSYIADVIVATALLTMVTAIMLSRYRIRWR; encoded by the coding sequence ATGCGGCTTGAACCGAAACCCGCCCCGTCGCTCACAGGGACGATCGCCTACCCGATCGGTGCAATCGCAGCTACGCTTGTGCTGGCGTCGCTGCTCGTGCTGGTCGCCGGCGCATCGCCCTTCAACGTCTTTGCTCTCGTGGCCGTTGGAGCAGCGGGATCGCAGTTCGCGGTGCTGGAAACGTTGACCCGTGCCACACCACTCATCTTCACCGGCTTGGCCGTCGCAGTCGCCTTCCGCGCCAAGCTCTGGAACATCGGCGCCGAGGCGCAGCTCTATGCAGGCGCCGTTGTTACGGTGGCGTTGGGAACCGGTGCTGTGCAAATGCCATCGGTCTTGCTGATTCCGCTGATCGTGGCGTCGGCCGTGGCTGTGGGCGCCCTGCTGCTTCTTGGTCCGGCGCTGTTGAAGATGCGATTCGGCGTGGACGAGGTCGTGACGACCCTGCTTCTCAATTTCATCGTCCTGCTGTTTGTTTCCATGCTGCTGGAAGGAATCCTCAAGGACCCGATGGGGTTGGGATGGCCACAAAGCCAGCGCATCATCGCCGAGGCGCAACTGCCACGCCTCGTCGAGGGCATGCGCTTGCACTTCGGCTTTTTCATTGCGCTTGTGGCCTCGGTCCTGGTCTGGGTGGTGATGACCCACACTTCGCTCGGCTACGAGATGCGTGCCGTTGGCCACAGCCCGCAGGCCGCCCGCTTTGCTGGCATTCCCATCAACCGCGTTCTCGCCAAGACAGCCCTGTTGTCCGGCGGTCTGGCGGCCTTGGCGGGGTTTTCGGAGGTGGCGGGGCTCAATGGCAACCTGACACTCGACCTGTCTCCAGGGTTTGGTTACACCGGGATTGCGGTGGCCATGCTGGCGCTGCTCAATCCGCTCGGCGTGGTTGCCGCAGCGATCTTCGTGGCCGGCATCTTTGTCGGCGCCGATGCGATGAGCCGGTCGGCCGACGTCCCGAGCTACATCGCCGATGTCATCGTCGCGACCGC